Below is a genomic region from Cognatiyoonia koreensis.
GGACGGCGAAGGGTCCGTTCAGGTGCATCAGGATGAAAGCACCAAGATCGAAGGCGCGAAGGTCTTTTCCGTCTACGGCAAGGGTGGCATCGGGAAATCCACGACATCGTCGAACCTGTCAGCCGCCTTTTCCATGTTGGGAAAGCGCGTCCTTCAAATCGGCTGTGACCCCAAGCACGACAGCACCTTTACACTGACCGGCACACTGGTTCCGACGGTCATCGACATCCTGAAAGACGTCGATTTCCATAGCGAGGAACTGCGCCCCGAAGACTTTGTTTTCGAAGGCTTCAACGGCGTGAAATGTGTCGAGGCCGGCGGTCCGCCTGCCGGTACGGGCTGCGGTGGTTATGTTGTCGGCCAGACAGTGAAATTGCTTAAGCAGCATCATATGCTGGAAGACACAGACGTCGTGATATTCGACGTGCTTGGCGATGTGGTTTGTGGTGGTTTTGCGGCCCCCCTGCAGCATGCCGACCGGGCTTTGATCGTGACGGCGAATGACTTTGACAGCATCTATGCGATGAACCGGATTATCGCGGCTGTGCAGGCGAAATCGGCGAACTACAAAGTGCGTCTCGCGGGCTGTGTTGCCAACCGGTCCAAGGACACTGATGAGGTTGATCGCTACTGCAAAACCGTCGGTTTCAACCGCATCGCGCACATGCCTGATCTTGATGCGATCCGCAGGTCGCGCCTGAAGAAAAAGACCCTGTTCGAGATGCCGGACGATCAGGAAGTCGTCGAAGTGCGCAAGGAATATATCCGACTTGCAGAAACGCTTTGGGCCGGAACAGATCCACTTGCGCCAGCGCCACTGCCGGATCGTGAAATCTTTGAATTGCTTGGTTTTGACTGATGCACAGGACGTACACCGCGCGTGCACAAGGCGTGCACCGCTGAAATGAAAAACAGGACGACGACATGACGGGCTATGCCACCACACGCGACCGGGTCGAGCACTACTTCGACCGCTCTGCGACCAAGGTCTGGGAGCAGCTGACGTCTGATGCCCCGGTCTCGGGGATCAGGGCGACGGTGCGTGCGGGTCGTGACCGGATGCGCGACTTGATGCTGGCGCAGTTGCCTGACGATCTGCGCGGGATGCGTATTCTGGACGCCGGGTGCGGCACGGGTGCAATGGCCGTTGAACTGGCCAAGCGTGGCGCGGACGAGGTCGTTGCCGTTGATATCTCGCCAGCCCTGATCGACATCGCGAAAAAGCGGATGCCGCAGGACCTGTCCAACAGGATCACATGGGTGGCCGGTGACATGTTCGAGGCGACCCACGGGGCGTTCGATCACGCGATGGCGATGGATTCGCTGATTTACTACACCGCTGCCGACATCTCGCAGATCATGAGCAAGGCGTCCAAGCGGGTGACGGGCAAATGTGTCTTTACACTGCCACCCCGCACACCGGCGCTGATGCTGATGTGGCGTGCGGGCAAGCTGTTTCCACGTGCTGACCGCAGCCCGCAGATGGTGCCACATACCACAGCGGGCGTCGCCCATGCCCTGCGCATCGCAGGCGTGCATGGCCGCCTGAAGGAAATCGAACGTGTGAAGTCGGGATTCTATATCTCGACCGCGCTGTCATTCGAGGGGCGGCGGTGATGTTATTCAAAGCCTCATCCCTCAAGTCCCTGTCGACGAACCTGTTGCCCTTTGCAGATGCGGCGAGCGACGGTTTGCCGTTGCGCCAGTTGCTGCGCCTGTCCTTGTTCCAGGTATCGGTCGGGATGGCGGCTGTCATGCTGCTGGGCACGCTGAACCGCGTGATGATTGTAGAGTTGGGTATTCCGGCGATGCTGGTCGCGATCATGATCGCCATTCCGGTGCTTGTTGCCCCCTTCCGCGCGCTTGTCGGGTTCAAGTCGGACACCTATCGCAGTGCGATCGGCTGGAAGCGCATCCCGTATTTGTGGTTCGGGACCATGTGGCAGTTCGGTGGTCTGGCAATCATGCCGATGGCCTTGCTTGTCCTGTCGGGTGATCGCGCAATTGATGCCGATTGGGCCGGTTATATCGGGGCCGGGCTGGCGTTTCTGTTGACCGGTGTCGGGATGCATATGACCCAGACCGCGGGTTTGGCGCTGGCGGCGGATCGCGCGACCGATGAAACCCGCCCCAAGGTCGTTGCCTTGCTTTATGTCATGTTCCTTGTCGGCATGGCCGTGTCGGCCGTTATCATCGGCGCGCTACTGCGAGACTATTCCGCCCTGCGTCTGGTGCAGGTGGTGCAAGGCACCGCCGTCGTCACCTTGCTGTTGAACCTGATCGCCCTTTGGAAGCAGGAAAAGGTCGCCCCCATGTCCAAGGAAGAGCGCGAGGCACCGCGCCCGTTCTTCAAGGATGCCTGGGATGATCTGGTCAAAGGCGGTGATGCGGGGCGACTGCTGGCGGTCGTATTCCTTGGCACCATGGCCTTCAACATGCAGGACGTGTTGCTGGAACCTTACGGTGGTGAAATTCTGGGCCTGTCCGTGTCGGCCACGACCCTTTTGACAGCGGCCTGGGCGGGTGGCGCGATTGTCAGTTTCTGGATGGCCGCCCGCTGGCTGGCCAAAGGCATCAGCACCTACCGGATGGCCGCGCGCGGTATCCTTGTCGGGATCGCCGCCTTCAGTGCCGTAATCTTTGCGGCCCCGATGGGGTCATCGATTCTGTTTTACACCGGAGCCACGTTGATCGGTTTCGGCGGTGGTTTGTTCGGGGTCGCCACCCTGACAGCTGCCATGACGATGCCCACGATCGGGACAGCCGGTCGGGGTTTGGCACTTGGTGCCTGGGGGGCCGCACAGGCCACCGGGGCCGGGCTGTCCATTTTCTTCGGGGGCACCATTCGTGACCTCGTGAACCATGCCGCTGGGAACGGCACATTGGGAGAGGCGCTCGCCACGCCAGCAACGGGCTACTCGGTGGTTTACCACACCGAGATCGGCCTGCTTTTCGTCACCCTGATTGTCCTTGGGCCTTTGGTAAAGGTCCGGGCCATGACATCGGAAAAATCTGCCAAGCTCGAGCTGGCAGACTTTCCGACCTGACCACTGAAAGGAAACACAATGGTTGGAGTAGAGTTTTTTGGTAATTTCGACTTGGCGAGCGCAGCGATCTGGTTGTTCTGGATCTTCTTCGCGGGCCTTGTCTATTACCTGCAAACCGAGAACATGCGCGAGGGATACCCCCTGCGCGATGACAAGGACGGCGTTCCGGCGAACGAGAGCCTGTTGCCCTTGCCAAAGGAAAAGACGTTTCATCTGCGTGATGGCAAAGGCACGCTGACCGTGCCAAGCCGCGAATACGAAGACAGCAAGATGCGCAATGATCTTGCCCTTGCGCAGTCATCGCCGTCGAGCGGTTCCCCCTGGGTGCCGACCGGTGATCCGATGCTGGATGGTGTTGGCCCTGCGTCATGGGCCCCGCGCCGTGATGCGCCCGAACTGGATGCCCATGGTCACGTCAAGATCCGGCCCATGGCCACGCTTCCCGATTTCAAGATTTCCGCCGGACGCGATCCACGCGGCAAGCCTGTTGTCGGTGGTGATGGCGAAGTGATCGGTCGCGTCACCGACATGTGGGTCGATGTGCCCGAAGCGCTTGTTCGTTTCCTGCAGCTTG
It encodes:
- the bchL gene encoding ferredoxin:protochlorophyllide reductase (ATP-dependent) iron-sulfur ATP-binding protein; the protein is MSPRDEVPSLKGLDGEGSVQVHQDESTKIEGAKVFSVYGKGGIGKSTTSSNLSAAFSMLGKRVLQIGCDPKHDSTFTLTGTLVPTVIDILKDVDFHSEELRPEDFVFEGFNGVKCVEAGGPPAGTGCGGYVVGQTVKLLKQHHMLEDTDVVIFDVLGDVVCGGFAAPLQHADRALIVTANDFDSIYAMNRIIAAVQAKSANYKVRLAGCVANRSKDTDEVDRYCKTVGFNRIAHMPDLDAIRRSRLKKKTLFEMPDDQEVVEVRKEYIRLAETLWAGTDPLAPAPLPDREIFELLGFD
- the bchM gene encoding magnesium protoporphyrin IX methyltransferase, coding for MTGYATTRDRVEHYFDRSATKVWEQLTSDAPVSGIRATVRAGRDRMRDLMLAQLPDDLRGMRILDAGCGTGAMAVELAKRGADEVVAVDISPALIDIAKKRMPQDLSNRITWVAGDMFEATHGAFDHAMAMDSLIYYTAADISQIMSKASKRVTGKCVFTLPPRTPALMLMWRAGKLFPRADRSPQMVPHTTAGVAHALRIAGVHGRLKEIERVKSGFYISTALSFEGRR
- a CDS encoding PucC family protein, with amino-acid sequence MLFKASSLKSLSTNLLPFADAASDGLPLRQLLRLSLFQVSVGMAAVMLLGTLNRVMIVELGIPAMLVAIMIAIPVLVAPFRALVGFKSDTYRSAIGWKRIPYLWFGTMWQFGGLAIMPMALLVLSGDRAIDADWAGYIGAGLAFLLTGVGMHMTQTAGLALAADRATDETRPKVVALLYVMFLVGMAVSAVIIGALLRDYSALRLVQVVQGTAVVTLLLNLIALWKQEKVAPMSKEEREAPRPFFKDAWDDLVKGGDAGRLLAVVFLGTMAFNMQDVLLEPYGGEILGLSVSATTLLTAAWAGGAIVSFWMAARWLAKGISTYRMAARGILVGIAAFSAVIFAAPMGSSILFYTGATLIGFGGGLFGVATLTAAMTMPTIGTAGRGLALGAWGAAQATGAGLSIFFGGTIRDLVNHAAGNGTLGEALATPATGYSVVYHTEIGLLFVTLIVLGPLVKVRAMTSEKSAKLELADFPT
- the puhA gene encoding photosynthetic reaction center subunit H yields the protein MVGVEFFGNFDLASAAIWLFWIFFAGLVYYLQTENMREGYPLRDDKDGVPANESLLPLPKEKTFHLRDGKGTLTVPSREYEDSKMRNDLALAQSSPSSGSPWVPTGDPMLDGVGPASWAPRRDAPELDAHGHVKIRPMATLPDFKISAGRDPRGKPVVGGDGEVIGRVTDMWVDVPEALVRFLQLDLNPEGTGKMRLIPMNMAKIGTDRVTVRSLYAHNWEGVPVTKSADQVTLLEEDKIMAYYAGGTMYATAARSATVLP